Genomic DNA from Paenibacillus sp. KS-LC4:
TAAGGTGCACCGCTCGGACAATCTGCGCGAACCTTTTATGGCATTAACTAATTATTTTATAGCGTTAAATAATAATGGGAATACTCCGCATCCTGCAAATAGCCATTGCGTTCATACAACCGCTGCGCCTGCACATTCGTCATCGCGGTAGACAGCTCAATGCCTTTCGCCTGCAGCAGGCTGGCATAGCCTTTCGCTTGATCCAGCAGTAATTGAGCTACGCCTTGCTTTCTGTGGGCTTCAACAACGTATAGATCGTTTAAAATATAGGAACGCTTCATCGAAATCGAGGAGAATATAGGGTACAGTTGGGTAAAGCCAGCCGCCTCCCCGCTCCCGGATTGTTTAGCCATAAAG
This window encodes:
- a CDS encoding GNAT family N-acetyltransferase; amino-acid sequence: MENIYVVQQAGIEHLDELATLFDLYRRFYGQAPDVEGARRFLFERFEQRDSVIFMAKQSGSGEAAGFTQLYPIFSSISMKRSYILNDLYVVEAHRKQGVAQLLLDQAKGYASLLQAKGIELSTAMTNVQAQRLYERNGYLQDAEYSHYYLTL